The genomic DNA TCTGTGAATAGCACATTTGGCTCTTATGGGAATCGTTGGTAGTAAATGCTACCACTTGCCTTTGAATACTCAACCCCTTTAGTGGTAAACCCAGTATAAATCCAGATAAGAAATACAGACACCAAGGAAAATCAGAAACGGATGTGATAAGCGTGAAActgcataaaagaaaaaaataaatgaaaagtccaggaattttaaaaaatgctgatgGAGCATTTAAATGCGTTCTGTCCAAGAGTATCAGAGTTATCCAATTACATCTCTCTTTCATTCAAAGTTGTTTGAGCGGTTTAATCTGGGTTCACACGCCTTATCGCTATGTAACCGACTCTGGCTTCATTGTTCTGCCTCTCCGCAGACGTGTGGTCGGAAGGTCGGTAATTGGAATTAGAAATATCAGATCGGAAGTGCTGCATGAGTGCACCATTTTATTCTGCTTCTAAatcatttctctctttcctgccTTCCCTTCctaccccccccaaaaaaaaaactctgcaggATTATGAAAGACTTTCTGCTGTTGGCTGAAGTACAGGGCGAGATTCTCCCCCCCACCATTCAGAAGCTGATGAAAGGATACAACAAATACCTGCGCCCTTTCTTTGACAGTAAGAAGACATGCGTCCATCAGTATCACAACTACACAATGAGCTAAATTACTCTAATGGATGTATGCATGCGAGTGAGAcaattcacactcacaccagagatactattattattacaccacaattttagattagcaagtaaaaaatgcacatttgattAAAATGCACATGCTCAGCTTTTATGGTTTCtcaacattttggtttcatcatatagaaatttcagcactttttatacatataaatgggttttcagggcaccataacgagttctggaaaaaggtcttgtggaacagaggagaccaagattcacttggaTCGGAGTATGGGGCACAAAGGGAACTGCTCAATATTGAAAGCATCCCCCTTATCTCTGAAACagccacagatactggctcacttttCTTCATTgatataactgctgatagcTGCAGCCaactgaattctgaagtgtacagaagcctCTTATTTGGTCaaattcaagcaaatgcctccaaacacaTTGGCTGGCACTTCATCCTACCGCAAGACCATGATCCAAATATATTGCTAAAggaacaaaggagtttttcaaagccaaaccCTGGAAAATTCATGACTGGCAAAGTCATAGTGGTGTTTATGTTTCTAAGTACTCATATGGGAATTTAAAATATAGCACCTGCTTTTTGGATGTGGTTTGTAAATATCTGTATAGGTGTTCATTTAGAATAGTTCTGTTTTTTAGAGTGATCGCATGTCATTTTTGTTACAAGAAGATAGTGGTAGGATAGTATTTATCGATCGGCAGTGGAAAACATATTGCAGCAGTATTATGGAGAATAAAAGCTTAACTTGGTGCAGCATTTGTGTTTAAATACATTGCAGGGTCCATAGCCTTGTATTGACTCTTGGTtataaatggcaaaaacaatGCAGCTCAGAGCGATGAGTCTGCTCCTGTTTCAGGAAGGCAGGGCAAGCGTGGCTTAAGATTTCTCCTGGTTTGGCCATATGAATTTTCCTATGCTACAGGTTGCATGCTAATAAAGCTGCCTGTTTAAGTGATATGTGCACAGAACGGTTAACGGTCCCCTTAATGGCTGTTAATTACTGCAGATTCACTGCCCCTCACTGAACGTGTAGATGGAATGAACCGGAAGAATCACATCTGGATATAGTGTATATAACACGGGCAGGGACCCACCCTCAGACTCCTTTAAGGAACTAAGCAGAGTGTGTGCAGATTCATTTCTGTTTACTCTGTTACTGTGCCCTGTTGTTTGGGCGTAGACATTTTATTGTCCAGTGATCAAATAAGCTGTAGATCTCTGGGAAATGAAGGCACAGGCGACACGCTGCCAGGTGAATGTGAACCCGTATTTTAAATGGGCGTTGAGTTGTCCTGTCCTGTGAACGCCAGAAGATACACTGGAATAGATGTCCCGTGCAATCCAGTATGATAATAAATGTGCACATTAACTGAAGGTAGTTTTTAATCTTCCTGTAATTACACATTAATCTGATACTGTGCCCAGTTTGTGCCCACAGTCAGCAAGCACTGAATCTGTCCCCATGGTGAAGTAATCAGTAGATTGCTGAACGGTGCCGTGAGGTTCAATTAAGGCATAGGTGATAAACTGCCCACTGATGTGCATTATTCAGCTAATTAATTCCATGATTGCCAAATCAGAAAGAAACAAACTCTCAAATAAGCAGCTCGAGGGAAACTGTCAGTGATGAAGGGCAGATTTAAGCTTCTGTTGGGGGTGATTTTCTTAGTCTGGTCAAGTGTCTATGAGGAGCAACTGATCTTCAgcgagtgacagagagagagaaagagagagagagtgagagtgtgtttgtgtgtgtgtttgtgtgtgtgtgtgcatgcacacgtgtgtcaTTGATATGTTGAGGGGCCCATGTTTTACTCCGTTTCTCCAACAGACGGACCGGTCACGGTCGGCATGAGTCTGGACATCGCCAGCATCGACACAATATCAGAAATCAACATGGTAGGACACAGTGGCCGGCCCAGTCTTGCAGTGCTGTGAGATGCATGCTAGCACTGATAGCATTAGCGTGCTAACATCAGCTTCATGTGCTTTTTtccaatgtaaaacatttttacttaaCTGGGTCAACCTGTAGTGCCATCTGGATTTTCGAATGTGATGAGGGGGTAGCATATTTAAACCAAAATGTCTATGCAAACTGTGACCTAAATATAGAAAGCCAGCGTCAGCTTCACATAGCGGGAGGTCCAACCTCTGCCCTTTGTATCAGATTAGCTGTGCAATGAAATTAGAACCAAACACCAATATTGGTGATAGTGTTAGTACTATAATCATGGTTTCACACTAAACATGACATTGGCTCAAGGTTAATATTTAGAGATTACAACCAAACTTAACAGTTGGTTTCATGTCATTAGGTGGGATATACTGctttctgtgcatttctgtagGTCTGTGGTTcattgctttgtgtgtttttacaggAATACACattgttgtgtggtgtgtgggccTGCGCTGTGTCAGATGCACTGACTGGTGTGCCCATCCAGTATTAAATGCTGCAAACCGTTTGTTGTGCCTTCATGAAGGACTACACTGCCACTATCTTCCTGAGGCAGCGGTGGACGGACGAGCGTCTGTGTTTCGACGGCAACAAGAGCCTGAGCCTGGATGGCCGGCTGGTGGAGCTGCTCTGGGTGCCGGATACTTTCATTGTGGACTCGAAGAAGTCCTTCCTCCACGACATCACCGTGGAGAACAGATTGATCCGGATCTTTCCAAACGGGACTGTTCTGTATGCCCTGAGGTACGTGCCCGTGCcagagtgtgcatgcgtgtcccTGCCATGTGCTCATTTGTGCGTGCATATAATGTGTGTCCATCTGTGCatgcgagtgtctgtgtgtgtgtgtgtgtctgtgtccattggtgtatgtacatattatGTGTCTTGGTCTGTGCACATATTTGTGCCTGTGCATTTatgtactatgtgtgtgtgtgtgtgtgtatttgggtggggggagggggtgagtggggtACAGGGGGGGTTTAGGCCAGTCACAGAGATGGGAGAAGAAGGGGTGGGTGGAAGGAGGGGTATCAGATGGAGAGAGCGGAACTGGAGGGGATGATGGAGAAAGGAGAGCAGCGCTCAGAGAGGGCAGCTGGCGGGAATCTCCCTGGAGACGGAAATGAGATCTACTCACAGGGAAAAACTAGGACGCTCCGGTGAGGTACAGTAAACCATATGTAACCAGTGACTCCCTCTTCACTGTCTCTACTGTAGGATCACAACCACAGTGGCCTGCAACATGGACCTGACCAAGTACCCTATGGACAAGCAGACCTGCACACTGCAACTGGAGAGCTGTAAGACCTCTGTACATGTCTTTGATGAAATGAGATGAGACGTGAAGAACTGGAGTTTAAGTGTCACTGTGGACTGCCCTTTCTCTGGGTCAGTGGGGTGGGAGGTGATAAGTGATGTAACAGCACAGGAACACAATGTAACATGATGTGTGCTTTTCTATGATTGGTGAGAGGGCTAATAGGTCACCCATTCAGATATCAGTATCCTCATTGATTGACTCAAAATGAGGGTGAGTCATGCAAATATCCATGTGGTAATTTAGCCGAATTAGCTGATGACCCGATTGGCTTCTCTGTGGATGGCCCCAGTGGggtccattgtgtgtgtgtgtgtgtgtgtgtgtgtgtgtgtgtgtgtgtgtgtgtgcgtgtataggACTGTATGTTTATTTGTGCATGGGTACATATATGTTTGTGCATACAcatgtatttgtgcatgcatgcacatgtatgtgcgcgtgtacagtatgtatgcctGTTGACATGTCTGACTATTCATTTTGTCATTGTGCATGAGACCCTTGCGTGTCATGCAGATTTATGGAGGCCAGGTGCACATCTACGTGAAATCTGCCCCCTCGTTTCCTGCCTTTGCCCCTTTAATTCCTTCATCCCGCCCTATCTGCCCCCTGATTCCCCCGCTGGTTGGTTTTCCCTCTGACCGCGCTGTAGCTCGTTATGTAAGGACAGCCCATGTAgagcaggaggcggggctctgGGAGAGCGCGGGGCGCTCGGTATGTGCTGCTCCACGGAGCCAGCCCACAGTGAGATCCCTACTGAACCTGTATGCCCTTTCCAAACTCCCCTCACCCTCCTTCCCCTGCGCTGGGAAAGCGCTGTGAATGTGGTGATTTTAACCAGCCTAGGGTGCCAGATTCAGCACTCCTGCACCTCCGCCTCGCCGCAGAGCCGACTGGAACAGGCCACGCTCAGACGCTGTTCCTTTGATGAAGTGCCATGGAAAGTGTGCGGCTTTTTAAGCCAATGTTTGCAGAGCACGGGCGAATAAAAACGCCggtgaaatatttatttgacacTTACAAGACTGAGGAAGCCAAGCCGTAAAAAATGGAATTGTTACacagtacttgtgtgtgtgtgtgcctgtgtgtgcgagtgcgtgtgcgtgtgtgtgtgtgtgggatggtgCTGCTGTAGGGGGTGTGGATGGAGAAATGCAGGTTCTGTGAGAGTGTCAGAAGTTTAGCTCGGGAGTTCCTGCAGGCTTTTAAATCTCTGCTGTTTAGTTGTCAGAACATTTTTGTTCCCCCAAGTTGCCCCACTCCAGAGCTCTTCACAGAGAGCCAGCGGAGGCAGAAAAGCCTGGGGTCTGTGCAAACTTTATAACTCATTTTCACGACCtcgcatgtttttttcccactaaCTCACCGTCAGCAGTTTACACAATGCATTTGCAATGTTGCAGTCCCATGCTCAGGGAAATTATTTATGTTCTCTCTGGTGTGGTGACCAGGAAGTGCAGGAAATAGGAAATTATAGAGAGTCACAATTTACTTTCTCTCGTCCCTTGTGCAATACAAGGAATCAATAATGCATGCCTCATGTGTGTTCTGTCCtaagggggaaagagagggaggaagggatggagagagggacagagagagagagagagcaatctGAGTGAAAAGGTTTCATGTGGTTGGCTGGCATCTGACAGCCTGTGAGATCTGTGAACCTTTGATTCTGCAGCACCCTCTTGGGGctaaaagctgaaaatgcacCTCAATAATCTTTCTATTACAGAGCGCTGTGAAACGGATGAATATGCATGAAGCAACCTAATATCTGAAGTAAAACTTGTTGTGGGATGATTTGAGAATGCAAGGTCGAACCCCAATCCCAAAACACTGGACAGATACGTTTTGATAATTAATACCGGAATCATAATATACTTAATTTACCCTGCTCAAGAGGCCTGCAAGAATGGTTCCCAGTGCACTCGTGATCCAGGCCACGAATAAAAACTCACATTTTCTGTTGACTCAAACATCCCTTTAACTGTCCCCCCTGAGGAACCTGACATTAACTGTGCgctgatttattttatcatgCCTGCAGGGGGATATAATATAAATGATGTGATGTTCTACTGGACCAGAGGAAATGACTCGGTGAGCGGCCTGGACACGCTGCGCTTGGCCCAGTACACAGTGGAGGACCACTACACCTCTGTCTCTGAGGCCATCTATGAGACAGGTACAGGCTGCTGTCGCATCGCAGGTTACCCACAAGTACTGCGGAACCGTGACAGCCAATAGGATTCTACAAGCACTGGGGTGCTTTCCACTTTTACATTAATTGCCAACCTATTCCTTTAAGTTGCCGTTGATCGTCAATGTACTAATTACAATAGTTGATATTGCAGTAATACCTAATATTAACACCTaatcttttaatgttttttttaattttcttttatttttaagtcaagCTAATCATTTAAACAGCAGACAAATCAGCATGTGAATTCCTGCTGTGACACGAGTCATTATATATTAACCCCAAACTGATATTCCACTTTAATATAGCAGAGTGATTGTACGCCCCACAGGACACTACCCCAAGCTGATATTCCACTTTGAGCTGAAGAGGAGCATCCTGTATTTTATCTTGGAGACGTACGTTCCGTCCAGCCTGCTGGTGGTGCTGTCTTGGGTCTCCTTCTGGATCAGTCAATCTTCTGTCCCGGCCCGCATCTGCATAGGTACTGTACCCCATCTTACAGGTGCCCCATCCTGTGTGTATCCCATTACACCACAGGTATCAGAATCCgggcctggagggccgcagtgtcttcTGGTTTTAGATGTGCTTAAGCTTCTGTGGGtagtgttcatttaacactagaaaggctgTGTTTTCTACTACCTTAAACCACCAAGGGGTGGCAGGCtgatccagcattacagcattgatTTCAGAACCCACAGTGACCTCCTTTCATAAAGATTTTGAAACATGTTGCAAATCTATTTTCTTGAAAGAAAGGACATGCCTGTATCAATCTTGGTTTTGTTACAGTATATAGGTATGGGACAATACGCCAAGGCGTATTACAGGCAAATTGAGAAAAGTGctgaaatgtgcaaaacaagcgAAAATGGAGAAAGTATGTAGAGAAATACAGCAGGGACTGTACACAAATCAGTTGCGTTTCACGCAGTTGTCTTTAGCCTCATTCCGACTGCATTTGCCGACCTGGCACCGTGCTTTCATGCGTGGCTGCATtggcagctgctgcttctgtctttGACTTCATGTCATTTTCACGCAGCTCGCATGCCAGGTCCATGATGAGGTCATTCATCACTAATTGCAGTGCTTCCTCTGGTCCCATTCGCTTGCATGATTTTGCCATCCTGTCGTCTATTTAGAGTTAATCTGAAGTCaccatttcagtgaaaaatgtaTGTCGGAGGAGTTATATCTCCACGGAGTTATAAACCCACAATTTCTAAGGATACAATGTCCGCAATTATTGATCCCCACGCTGAAGTCGATAGCACTTGGCCCAGTGATTCATATCAAAGTGttggtcattcagttgctgaatagcatgccggaggagagagaaacccattcacacctgggtaTCAGCACCTGTTACCTATTGTCTGTCAgggggttttgtgaagaaaatggcacaaaaagcctgtatttctttaatcagttgatttttttggaattctaacaacacagttattttaagcccagcTATTCGGGAAAAGTCGTGGAAGGAGGAGGGTATTGCATTTGTGGTGTTGGAGTAATTCGGATTGTTCAAATGCCTGATGGCATTGGCTCTCGCCTTTACAGTGTTAAGTTGTTGATTGGCTAacaaatccacacaccttgttctcaaggctgctgattgaaaggaaatcacaaacacctgcaggcactgcagccccccAGGACTTGAGTGACACCTCTATCCCTATCATGCAGGCAGCTTATTCCTCCATACCCTATTCTTCAGGCTCTGCTTCCTATAGCAGGAGGTGCCCAGTTGTGCTCTAGCCCACCccaaaatgttaaatatgaaacagatttttttgttttgtaggcGTGACGACCGTGCTGACTATGACTACCCTGATGATGGGTGCCCGAACCTCGCTGCCCAACGCCAACTGCTTTATCAAGGCTATCGATGTCTACCTGGGAATCTGCTTCAGCTTCATCTTTGGGGCTCTGATCGAGTACGCAGTAGCTCACTTCTGTACTCTGCATCAACCCAACGGCACCAACGCACTCATGGTAAGACCGCTACAGAGCTGTGATAGGCATAGCGACGGAACTACATGTGAAGTGGAGGAGCTGTGGAGTctactttatttattcatttattttgcgtGGTTACGTAATTATGTAAATGTCGTTGTGCgtatatttttggctggaccgcaacagcggggccagccctacaaacgcgaatgtctgtgactgagtgagtgactgagtgagtgagtgatgaagttacaccattggtcggccgaatcacatgtgttaggtccagccatatactaggttttaacctgatCTTGTTTTTaactggaccgcaacagcggggccagccctacaaatgcaaatgtctgtgactgagtgactgagtgagtgatgaagttacaccattggtcggccggagaggtACAGCCATATACtcggttttgacctggtcttgttgttcaaTCCACGAGCAGTACGGACAGCAGGTGCAGGAATGCGAAGACGAGATGAACGGCGTCGTGACCACCATCGCCAGCAACTCCACCCGTTTGAAGAAGCGTAAGGAAGCCCCGACCACCCCGGCGACGCCCACGACCCCGGCGACCCCGACGGGCACGGGCCCCGGGGCGGGCAGCAGCGAGGCGAACGCGGACATAGAGGCACCGAGCCTGTGTGAGCAGTCCCTCAGCACCGTGAGGAAGTGCCTGCGTTTCATCAACTGCTGCCACGTGGAGAACCCGCACTACATAGACAACTACTCACGCATGTCCTTCCCACTCTCCTTCATCGCCGTCAACCTGCTGTACTGGACATATTACTTATACTTTTAACacctgagtgcgtgtgtgtttgtgtgtgcgtgttcatatgtgtgtgtgtgcgtgtgcgtgtatgcatgtgcgtgtgtgtgtctgcacatgcgcatgtgtgtttgtgtgtgtgtgtgtgtgtgtgtgtgcgtctgctcATTCTGTTGTTTTCCACTTAGAGCGCATTTGTTTGAATGAAAAGTTTGGCGATCAGACTTTGCCGAAGAACCCCAAGAAGTTACAGAACTGAGTGGTGACTGTTTACGCTACGAGAGTGCCATCCAACACCACATTTCTAAACAAAAAAGGCAGCGTtatagaagtgtgtgtgtgtgtgtgtgtttgagggaaGGGGGACGGTCATATAATCTTTTATATGCagttctattatttatttatttatttatttattccccgTATTTCCTTTGTACCAAACAAAGGACTGAGAACGCAAAACTCAGACCTGACATCTTCTGACAGCCGCATGTCCAACAGTAAGTCTTCCAGGTAAAAACCATGAAAGGTATAAAGTGCAGAACCACACAACTATACAACAACTGCTGTACGTCTGTATTTCCACCATTTCCACTGAGTCCCCTTGGAGGTGCGTCAGCTTGAGGCATTTTCACTGCAAACTGAGCATGGCTGACAGCCCTGGACGTGATATTAGATTTAGCGCCAGTCCTGGGGAGTGAGAGGAAAGGAGTCTTTATCCTCCGGGAGAGTGTCTTTGGCAGCTTACTGCTAATCATGCTTTACTTTTACTGTATGTTACGTCCGTTTGGCTGTAGATGTCCTTATCTGGAGTGACTTACAGTGCAAACACAAGCTCAAAGATCAGGGATCGGTGCGCTAATTTAGTCCCAGGAGGCATGGCGCAATCTCGCAACTAGCCTGTTAAACATGAAACAGTTTCACAAGAATAATGAGCCCTAATGTGCAATAAACTACATTCATCGAACAACATGAGTAAGCACagattctgcaaaaaaaaataaagaataaataaaataataaatgctggTTTTATGCAAGTATTATAGACTTCACACTAGAAAACACTTTACCTTCCCGACTGTTTGGATCCCGTATCATTCCATGGATATGGGGATTCTGAAACAGGCATAATGAAAGCATCGTCAGCCAATGCACATATTTTAGCTACAACCTCACTTGTTCAGTATCAACCATCTCTAAACATAAAACCAGTATTCATGTATTTCTTGGTGATATCAGCTTCTTTTGTCTTGGTTGATACTGCAGCTCTAAGACTACTACATGGTCCATGCAGACTATTAACTGGGTCAGtgaatattttgacaaatgatCTCTATATAACCACATTACACATCTATTTCCATCACTAGAGATTATTACAAAATTTTATATCATCGGCATTTAACAAGCTGTGTTGTGAAAACAACAGATTCTCATAatcttaaaatgaataaacagctTAATCAACAGTACAACTGTCTGTGCAACTATAGtctgtagaatttttttttggtacctTTTACCCTTGAATAAATTACAAGGACAGTTTCTCACAGAAGCCTGTGTTTTGAATGTAGACTGATTTTGAGGCCTCTATGAGTATCAATACCATGAACATTTTGATGTAATTGGTATGTAATCTTGCCATACAGAGGAAAATGGATCTTCATCTTCTTAACTGAACCACCGCTCACcactgtttatgttttgttcagTACATCCTGTTTCAGGAATGAGAAGCGTACAACTGAAGGACCAAAGatattatttgacattttatgtcttactccattctctctctcatcttaattcatccaattttttttaaattgtgtaattttgaAGTTAAACTGAGCtttgttacattttaataacagCAAGGAATGTTTAGATCAGTGAAATTAGCTAGAcgttataatatttttaaaaaaaacaaatcctgtTAAACAAGAATACATGTAACTTAATAGATGCATTGTCAGAGGGCAGTTCTCACACCATGGTTCTGGATTTCTGCAAGTGTAACTTTCCTTTGAGGGAACTGATGTTTTTAGCTTAAATGCTAATGCAAATAAGCAGAATCCATTTCCCCATGTTTATTACTTTTGAAATGAGCCTTCCGTACAACTGGGATATTCTCAAAGTTCCTTGTTTATTTGCTGCATGCCTTTCTATCGTTTTTCTGTCCTTCTGGGCCTTCAGTTTTCCTTTCCTGTATTTATACAAAAACGATGGGAAGGATGGCTCTTCTTCATAACTGTCACGAAATTCGCCAAGTGTATTCAAATCAAGCGTAGCTTCTCTCTTGTGCAACTTCATGATTGAGGTTAAACTGATATACACTGATCACTGGCAATACTTTTATTATGATtagcatttataaatatattcaacATATTACAAGAAATCTACCTGTTCAAAACGACTGTCTTGTTGACATGAACTGAAGTCTGCTACCATACTGTTATCTTACTGCACAGAAATTTTGCTTACCTGATCAATTAATTGATTGAATTAACTAAgtgtaaacatgttttatgaTTAACTATTGTTAAAACTGAGAAGATCTAAACATTTAACTAGTTGCGTTTGTATGATGCACGATTAATATACATGTACAAGGACTCTTCATATATTTTTGACTGCACTGGGTAAGTTTTGAGTTTTGAATCTGCATGTTATTTTAAGGGTTGAAATTTATGTAAGTTGGGACGCAATCTATCTATCGATCTCCCGTCGTAGATGGGTAAAGTAGATAAAGAAACTTTGATCTGCAAAGTACAGGCTGTACTGTACAGACTAAAATATGACTG from Anguilla rostrata isolate EN2019 chromosome 18, ASM1855537v3, whole genome shotgun sequence includes the following:
- the LOC135244963 gene encoding gamma-aminobutyric acid receptor subunit pi; amino-acid sequence: MCTLASPGTAFAVLVFLSGIMKDFLLLAEVQGEILPPTIQKLMKGYNKYLRPFFDNGPVTVGMSLDIASIDTISEINMDYTATIFLRQRWTDERLCFDGNKSLSLDGRLVELLWVPDTFIVDSKKSFLHDITVENRLIRIFPNGTVLYALRITTTVACNMDLTKYPMDKQTCTLQLESWGYNINDVMFYWTRGNDSVSGLDTLRLAQYTVEDHYTSVSEAIYETGHYPKLIFHFELKRSILYFILETYVPSSLLVVLSWVSFWISQSSVPARICIGVTTVLTMTTLMMGARTSLPNANCFIKAIDVYLGICFSFIFGALIEYAVAHFCTLHQPNGTNALMYGQQVQECEDEMNGVVTTIASNSTRLKKRKEAPTTPATPTTPATPTGTGPGAGSSEANADIEAPSLCEQSLSTVRKCLRFINCCHVENPHYIDNYSRMSFPLSFIAVNLLYWTYYLYF